Proteins from a genomic interval of Pseudomonas paeninsulae:
- the tuf gene encoding elongation factor Tu, which translates to MAKEKFERNKPHVNVGTIGHVDHGKTTLTAALTKVCAEAWGGSARDFSQIDNAPEEKARGITINTSHVEYDSAIRHYAHVDCPGHADYVKNMITGAAQMDGAILVCSAADGPMPQTREHILLSRQVGVPYIVVFLNKADMVDDAELLELVEMEVRDLLSMYDFPGDDTPIVIGSALMALNGQDDNEMGTTAVRKLVETLDTYIPEPVRAIDRPFLMPIEDVFSISGRGTVVTGRIERGIVKIQEEVEIVGIRNTTKTICTGVEMFRKLLDEGRAGENCGILLRGTKRDDVERGQVLAKPGTIKPHTKFEGEVYVLSKDEGGRHTPFFKGYRPQFYFRTTDVTGNCELPEGVEMVMPGDNVKMVVTLIAPIAMEDGLRFAIREGGRTVGAGVVAKIIE; encoded by the coding sequence ATGGCTAAGGAAAAGTTTGAACGTAATAAGCCGCATGTCAACGTAGGCACTATCGGCCACGTCGACCACGGTAAGACTACTCTGACTGCAGCGCTGACCAAGGTCTGTGCTGAGGCTTGGGGTGGCTCTGCGCGTGACTTCTCCCAGATCGACAACGCCCCGGAAGAAAAGGCGCGTGGTATCACTATTAACACTTCTCATGTCGAATACGACTCCGCTATTCGTCATTATGCGCACGTCGATTGTCCTGGCCACGCTGACTATGTGAAAAACATGATCACTGGTGCTGCGCAAATGGATGGCGCTATCTTGGTTTGCTCCGCTGCTGACGGCCCGATGCCGCAGACACGTGAGCACATTCTGCTGTCCCGTCAGGTGGGCGTTCCTTACATCGTGGTCTTCCTGAACAAGGCTGACATGGTGGATGACGCTGAGCTGCTGGAGCTGGTTGAGATGGAAGTGCGTGACCTGTTGTCGATGTATGACTTCCCAGGCGACGACACTCCGATCGTGATCGGCTCGGCGTTGATGGCTCTGAATGGCCAGGACGACAACGAGATGGGCACTACTGCTGTGCGCAAACTGGTTGAGACTCTGGATACTTACATTCCCGAGCCTGTGCGTGCGATCGACCGGCCGTTCCTGATGCCGATCGAGGACGTGTTCTCGATCTCAGGGCGCGGCACTGTGGTGACTGGTCGTATCGAGCGCGGCATCGTCAAGATCCAGGAAGAGGTAGAGATTGTTGGTATTCGTAATACCACCAAGACTATCTGTACTGGTGTCGAGATGTTCCGCAAGCTGCTTGATGAAGGTCGTGCTGGCGAGAACTGTGGTATTTTGCTGCGCGGCACCAAGCGTGACGACGTGGAGCGGGGTCAGGTTCTGGCTAAGCCAGGTACCATCAAGCCGCATACCAAGTTCGAGGGCGAGGTGTACGTGTTGTCTAAGGATGAGGGTGGTCGTCATACGCCATTCTTCAAGGGCTATCGTCCGCAGTTTTACTTTCGCACTACCGATGTGACTGGTAATTGCGAATTGCCGGAAGGCGTTGAGATGGTGATGCCTGGCGACAACGTCAAGATGGTTGTCACTCTGATCGCTCCTATCGCCATGGAAGATGGTCTGCGCTTCGCGATTCGCGAAGGTGGTCGTACCGTTGGTGCGGGTGTGGTTGCTAAGATCATCGAGTAA
- the secE gene encoding preprotein translocase subunit SecE, which translates to MTVKAEAKDSRFDLLKWIVVSALVVVGVVGNQYFSAEPILYRVLALLVLSVVAGAVALQTTKGRVFFELAKEARIEIRKVVWPTRQETTQTTLIVVAVVLVMALLLWGLDTLLGWLVSFVVG; encoded by the coding sequence ATGACTGTTAAGGCTGAAGCCAAAGATTCGCGCTTTGATCTGCTGAAGTGGATTGTGGTATCCGCTTTGGTGGTGGTCGGTGTGGTCGGTAATCAGTACTTCTCTGCTGAGCCGATCCTGTACCGTGTTCTGGCCTTGCTTGTACTTTCTGTTGTTGCTGGTGCTGTTGCGCTGCAGACGACGAAAGGGCGAGTGTTTTTTGAGCTGGCAAAAGAAGCGCGCATTGAAATTCGTAAGGTCGTTTGGCCGACCCGTCAGGAAACCACGCAAACTACGTTGATTGTCGTGGCTGTTGTTCTGGTGATGGCGCTGCTGTTGTGGGGTTTGGATACCCTGCTGGGTTGGCTTGTTTCGTTTGTAGTCGGTTAA
- the nusG gene encoding transcription termination/antitermination protein NusG gives MAKRWYVVHAYSGYEKHVMRSLIERVKFAGMEDGFGEILVPTEEVVEMRNGQKRKSERKFFPGYVLVQMDMNEGTWHLVKDTPRVMGFIGGTADKPAAITDKEADAILRRVADSGDKPKPKTLFEPGEMVRVVDGPFADFSGVVEEVNYEKSRIQVAVTIFGRSTPVELEFSQVEKA, from the coding sequence GTGGCTAAGCGTTGGTACGTTGTGCATGCTTACTCGGGTTACGAGAAGCATGTGATGCGCTCGTTGATTGAGCGCGTAAAGTTCGCCGGTATGGAAGATGGTTTCGGTGAGATCCTGGTCCCTACTGAAGAAGTAGTGGAAATGCGCAATGGTCAGAAGCGCAAAAGCGAGCGCAAATTCTTTCCTGGCTATGTGCTGGTGCAGATGGACATGAACGAAGGTACTTGGCACTTGGTCAAGGATACCCCTCGGGTCATGGGCTTTATCGGTGGAACTGCCGATAAGCCGGCGGCGATTACCGACAAGGAAGCCGATGCAATCCTGCGCCGCGTCGCTGATAGCGGTGATAAGCCGAAGCCTAAGACACTGTTTGAGCCGGGTGAAATGGTTCGCGTTGTTGATGGCCCGTTCGCTGACTTTAGTGGCGTGGTCGAAGAAGTTAATTATGAGAAAAGCCGCATCCAGGTGGCGGTGACTATTTTTGGTCGCTCCACCCCGGTCGAGCTGGAGTTCAGTCAGGTCGAAAAGGCATAA
- the rplK gene encoding 50S ribosomal protein L11, giving the protein MAKKITAYIKLQVKAGQANPSPPVGPALGQHGVNIMEFCKTFNARTQGMEPGLPTPVIITVYSDRSFTFETKSTPASVLLKKAAGLTSGSARPNTVKVGTVTRAQLEEIAKTKQADLTSADMDAAVRTIAGSARSMGLNVEGV; this is encoded by the coding sequence ATGGCTAAGAAAATAACGGCTTATATCAAGCTGCAAGTAAAGGCTGGACAGGCTAACCCGAGCCCGCCAGTAGGCCCGGCATTGGGTCAGCATGGTGTGAACATCATGGAGTTCTGCAAGACATTCAATGCCAGGACTCAGGGTATGGAGCCCGGTCTGCCGACGCCAGTGATCATCACTGTGTACAGCGACCGCAGCTTTACCTTTGAAACTAAAAGCACTCCGGCTTCAGTTCTGCTGAAGAAGGCTGCTGGCTTGACCAGTGGTTCGGCTCGTCCGAACACCGTCAAGGTTGGCACTGTGACTCGTGCTCAGCTGGAAGAGATCGCCAAGACCAAGCAGGCTGATCTGACTTCCGCTGATATGGATGCGGCCGTGCGTACTATCGCCGGCTCTGCTCGTAGCATGGGCCTCAACGTGGAGGGTGTGTAA
- the rplA gene encoding 50S ribosomal protein L1, giving the protein MAKLTKRQKAIAAKIEPGKAYNFTEAAALLAELSVVKFSESVDVAVNLGVDPRKSDQVVRGATVLPNGSGKSVRVAVFTQGPAAEAALAAGADRVGMDELAAEMKGGDLNYDVVIASPDAMRVVGQLGQILGPRGLMPNPKVGTVTPDVATAVRNAKAGQVRFRTDKNGIIHGSVGKVGFDAEKLKQNVEALISDLKRLKPSTSKGIYVQRVTLSTTMGPGLVIDQASLDA; this is encoded by the coding sequence ATGGCTAAGTTGACCAAGCGTCAAAAGGCAATCGCGGCGAAGATTGAGCCGGGCAAAGCCTACAACTTCACCGAGGCTGCTGCTCTGCTGGCTGAGCTTTCGGTTGTCAAGTTCTCCGAGTCTGTTGATGTCGCGGTGAACCTCGGCGTCGACCCGCGTAAATCCGACCAGGTTGTACGTGGTGCTACCGTGCTGCCGAACGGCTCCGGTAAAAGCGTACGGGTTGCCGTGTTCACCCAGGGTCCGGCTGCTGAAGCGGCTCTGGCTGCCGGCGCTGATCGCGTAGGCATGGATGAGCTGGCTGCCGAGATGAAGGGCGGCGATCTGAACTATGACGTGGTTATCGCATCCCCGGATGCCATGCGCGTTGTCGGTCAGTTGGGTCAGATCCTCGGCCCGCGTGGCCTGATGCCGAACCCGAAAGTCGGTACCGTAACTCCAGACGTTGCCACTGCCGTACGCAATGCCAAGGCTGGTCAAGTGCGTTTCCGTACCGACAAAAACGGCATCATCCATGGTTCCGTGGGTAAGGTTGGTTTTGACGCCGAGAAGCTGAAGCAAAACGTTGAAGCGCTGATCTCCGATCTGAAGCGTCTCAAGCCGTCGACGTCGAAAGGCATCTACGTTCAGCGCGTGACCCTGAGCACCACCATGGGTCCTGGTCTGGTTATCGACCAAGCTTCGCTCGACGCGTAA
- the rplJ gene encoding 50S ribosomal protein L10, whose translation MAIKLEDKKAIVAEVNEAAKAALSAVVADARGVTVAAMTGLRKEARASGVYVKVVRNTLLRRAVEGTQFDVLNDVFKGPTLIAFSNEHPGAAARIFKDFAKGQSKFEIRAAAFEGQFLAAHQIDVLATLPTYNEAISQLMSVMQGATSKFVRTLAAVRDQKEAAAA comes from the coding sequence GTGGCAATTAAACTCGAAGACAAAAAGGCCATCGTCGCTGAAGTCAACGAGGCTGCCAAAGCTGCCCTGTCCGCTGTCGTGGCTGATGCCCGTGGCGTGACCGTAGCTGCAATGACCGGACTCCGTAAAGAGGCCCGCGCATCTGGTGTGTACGTGAAAGTCGTGCGTAACACCCTGCTGCGCCGCGCCGTTGAGGGCACTCAGTTCGACGTGCTCAACGACGTGTTCAAAGGCCCGACCCTGATTGCGTTCTCCAATGAACATCCGGGCGCTGCTGCTCGTATTTTCAAGGATTTCGCCAAGGGTCAGAGCAAGTTCGAGATCAGGGCAGCTGCGTTCGAGGGTCAGTTCCTCGCAGCCCATCAGATCGACGTACTGGCAACTCTGCCGACTTACAACGAAGCGATTTCTCAGCTGATGAGCGTGATGCAAGGCGCTACCAGCAAGTTCGTTCGTACTTTGGCGGCTGTTCGCGACCAGAAAGAAGCTGCAGCGGCCTAA
- the rplL gene encoding 50S ribosomal protein L7/L12, with amino-acid sequence MALTNEDIITAVSDMSVMQVVELIKAMEEKFGVTAAAASGPAAAVAAVAEEQTEFNVVLLECGEKKVNVIKAVRELTGLGLKEAKAVVDGAPGVVKEGVSKDEAAAAVKVLEEAGAKVELK; translated from the coding sequence ATGGCTCTGACCAACGAAGACATCATCACCGCCGTATCCGACATGTCCGTGATGCAGGTTGTTGAACTGATCAAGGCAATGGAAGAGAAGTTCGGTGTTACTGCCGCTGCTGCTTCTGGCCCGGCTGCTGCCGTTGCCGCTGTAGCTGAAGAGCAAACCGAGTTCAACGTCGTGCTGCTGGAATGTGGCGAGAAGAAAGTAAACGTGATCAAGGCTGTTCGTGAACTGACCGGTCTGGGTCTGAAAGAAGCCAAGGCCGTAGTTGATGGCGCTCCTGGCGTTGTCAAAGAAGGCGTTTCGAAGGACGAAGCTGCAGCTGCAGTCAAAGTCCTGGAAGAAGCTGGCGCTAAAGTCGAGCTCAAGTAA